One genomic window of Sporosarcina ureae includes the following:
- a CDS encoding metalloprotease, protein MKYRIHPVLLPIFLFFMIVGGVSLYAMLLFSLLFHELGHVLAARYVGMKIRSCTILPYGGELQFVNRQLANKQQRLIVALGGPVATAVLLVLGMCLTFPGDAQFLKIQMILLSVNLLPILPLDGGQVVSILLETEATKYTTRSNFLLYSIVVSASLCAFFIAYLPDSLPLVIITSFLAVQNIISYRFRRYERVFEQLTKKETSFF, encoded by the coding sequence ATGAAGTATCGTATTCATCCGGTATTGTTGCCAATCTTTTTATTTTTCATGATCGTCGGAGGTGTGTCCTTGTATGCGATGCTCTTATTTTCTTTACTTTTTCATGAACTTGGACACGTATTGGCCGCTCGATACGTCGGAATGAAAATTAGAAGTTGTACTATCTTACCGTATGGAGGGGAATTGCAATTTGTTAATCGGCAGTTGGCAAATAAACAGCAACGGCTGATCGTGGCGCTCGGAGGACCTGTCGCGACAGCCGTTTTGCTAGTACTTGGCATGTGTTTGACATTCCCGGGTGATGCGCAGTTTTTAAAGATTCAGATGATCTTGCTAAGCGTGAATTTATTACCCATTCTCCCACTTGACGGTGGACAAGTAGTGTCTATTTTGCTTGAGACTGAAGCAACGAAATACACTACACGCTCAAATTTCTTACTGTACTCAATTGTTGTGTCCGCATCACTGTGTGCATTTTTTATTGCGTACTTGCCGGATAGTTTGCCCCTCGTAATTATCACTTCATTTTTAGCAGTGCAAAACATTATTTCCTATCGCTTTAGAAGGTATGAGCGGGTCTTTGAGCAGCTCACTAAAAAAGAAACTTCCTTCTTTTAA
- a CDS encoding peptidoglycan DD-metalloendopeptidase family protein → MKWKTKWIIAIVLLVSVVGLSKLEERQLVNIPITQYVTTGKDFVVMKKWVSSWMAEDEVITVSSDAAFNPLKTYESFQPYQDGAIISYTQPMSITSQGSGLVVFTGYTRQSGKTVTVQYDNGDEVTYGFVGSFSTLPYTAVRLGDEIAMMDEEAVYIRVKRNGIPLEPTVLATYMSGGQQ, encoded by the coding sequence ATGAAATGGAAAACAAAGTGGATCATTGCCATTGTGCTGTTAGTGTCTGTTGTAGGTTTATCAAAACTAGAAGAACGTCAGTTAGTCAATATACCCATTACGCAATATGTGACGACAGGGAAAGATTTTGTTGTGATGAAGAAGTGGGTTTCTTCTTGGATGGCAGAAGATGAAGTCATCACGGTATCAAGTGATGCAGCATTTAATCCATTGAAGACGTACGAATCGTTCCAGCCCTATCAAGATGGTGCGATCATCTCCTATACTCAACCTATGTCGATTACATCACAAGGAAGCGGATTAGTCGTCTTTACAGGCTATACAAGGCAGTCAGGAAAGACGGTGACTGTTCAGTACGATAACGGTGATGAGGTAACGTATGGATTTGTAGGCTCGTTCTCGACGCTTCCATATACGGCTGTGAGGCTTGGGGATGAGATTGCGATGATGGATGAGGAAGCGGTGTATATTCGCGTGAAACGCAATGGGATACCGCTAGAGCCTACCGTGCTGGCAACGTATATGTCAGGCGGTCAGCAATGA
- the minD gene encoding septum site-determining protein MinD, whose translation MGEAIVITSGKGGVGKTTTSANLGTALALQGKKVCLIDTDIGLRNLDVILGLENRIIYDLVDVVEERCKVHQALVKDKRFEDRLFLLPAAQTTDKSAVNPEQMKKLVLELKQDYDYVLIDCPAGIEQGFKNAISGADRAIVVTTPEISAVRDADRIIGLLEAEEELEPPKLIINRIRSGMMESGETLDVNEITTHLSIDLLGIVMDDQNVISASNKGEPVVMDPTNPAAIGYRNIARRILGESVPLMTMEKSKAGFFGKIKNMFGK comes from the coding sequence TTGGGAGAAGCAATTGTCATTACTTCTGGTAAAGGTGGCGTTGGAAAAACAACAACGTCAGCCAATCTTGGTACCGCTCTTGCGTTACAAGGAAAAAAAGTGTGTTTAATCGATACAGATATCGGTCTGCGTAACTTGGACGTAATTCTCGGCTTAGAAAATCGGATCATTTATGATTTGGTCGATGTGGTGGAAGAGCGTTGTAAAGTACATCAAGCTCTTGTGAAAGATAAACGTTTCGAGGATCGATTGTTCTTGCTGCCAGCAGCACAGACGACTGATAAGAGTGCCGTGAATCCGGAACAGATGAAGAAGCTAGTTTTAGAATTAAAACAGGATTATGATTACGTCTTGATTGACTGCCCAGCAGGAATTGAGCAAGGGTTCAAAAATGCGATTTCTGGTGCGGACCGCGCGATTGTCGTAACCACTCCAGAGATTTCCGCTGTGCGTGACGCAGACCGTATTATTGGACTGCTTGAAGCTGAAGAAGAACTTGAACCGCCGAAATTGATTATTAACCGTATTAGAAGCGGTATGATGGAAAGTGGCGAAACATTGGATGTCAATGAAATCACGACGCATTTATCGATTGATTTATTAGGTATCGTGATGGATGATCAAAATGTTATTTCTGCTTCAAATAAAGGCGAACCTGTCGTGATGGACCCGACAAACCCAGCTGCAATTGGTTATCGCAACATTGCACGACGTATCTTAGGTGAGTCTGTGCCATTGATGACGATGGAGAAAAGTAAAGCTGGTTTCTTCGGCAAGATCAAAAATATGTTCGGCAAATAA
- the minC gene encoding septum site-determining protein MinC, which produces MTKSQLITIKGTKDGLVLRLDDHCAFTELLSELKEKVQSSVLEGVSEVQLHLGHRYCDEKDMNKIQSVIHTSPHLRVSKVHSDVISLKECERKLIEKQSETYIGIVRSGQVVKADGDLVIIGDVNQSAQVIAGGSIYVLGRVKGIAHAGAQGNKDAVIAASWLEATHLKIADKIEIMTDELTILSEQPEMECAYLQKNGQIAIDRLQELRYLRPDLATFKGGI; this is translated from the coding sequence GTGACGAAATCACAGTTGATAACGATAAAAGGAACAAAAGACGGCTTAGTCTTACGATTGGATGACCATTGTGCATTTACCGAATTGCTAAGTGAGTTGAAAGAAAAAGTGCAGAGCAGCGTACTTGAAGGTGTGTCTGAAGTACAGTTGCATCTGGGGCATCGTTATTGTGACGAGAAAGACATGAACAAGATTCAATCGGTCATTCATACTTCTCCTCATTTGCGAGTTTCGAAGGTACATAGTGACGTCATTTCGTTAAAAGAGTGTGAGAGAAAGTTGATCGAGAAGCAGTCCGAAACCTATATAGGAATCGTTCGATCGGGTCAGGTCGTAAAGGCTGATGGCGATTTGGTCATTATCGGTGATGTGAATCAGAGTGCGCAAGTCATTGCAGGCGGTAGTATCTATGTACTGGGTCGTGTAAAAGGCATTGCACATGCGGGAGCACAAGGCAATAAAGATGCAGTCATTGCTGCATCTTGGCTGGAGGCGACGCATCTGAAAATTGCGGATAAGATCGAAATCATGACCGACGAATTGACGATTCTTTCTGAGCAACCTGAAATGGAATGTGCGTATCTTCAAAAGAATGGGCAGATTGCGATAGACCGTCTTCAGGAGCTCCGATATTTACGTCCGGACCTTGCTACATTTAAGGGAGGTATATAA
- the mreD gene encoding rod shape-determining protein MreD, translated as MIRFIIPLIAILLFFLEPIFSLFSPIEIKGDLYVMVPRFLIVYLIFIATYYNSKRAIIYGFVLGLLYDMYHIDIIGLYTFMYPLICYVAALIIRQIERHTVTVMVLSVVMIVVLELLSYFFASVIALTSIDFGEFFTSRLVPTMIANSLFIVMFGYLFKQITEKRFFQKQAGF; from the coding sequence ATGATCCGATTCATCATTCCTTTAATTGCTATTCTGTTATTTTTCTTGGAACCTATTTTCAGTCTGTTTTCACCGATTGAAATAAAAGGTGATCTATATGTCATGGTGCCTAGGTTCTTAATTGTCTATTTAATTTTTATTGCGACGTATTATAATAGCAAGCGAGCGATTATTTACGGATTTGTCCTCGGACTGTTGTATGATATGTATCATATTGATATTATTGGATTATACACATTCATGTATCCGCTGATTTGTTACGTTGCGGCATTAATAATTCGACAAATTGAGCGTCATACCGTGACGGTTATGGTATTATCAGTAGTAATGATTGTGGTACTGGAATTGTTGTCGTACTTTTTTGCTAGTGTGATTGCGTTAACGTCTATTGATTTTGGCGAATTCTTCACGAGTCGACTCGTTCCGACAATGATTGCGAATTCATTATTTATCGTGATGTTCGGCTATCTATTCAAACAGATTACAGAGAAAAGATTTTTTCAAAAACAAGCAGGTTTTTAA
- the mreC gene encoding rod shape-determining protein MreC: protein MPRFFSNKRLIILLIGVIVLVALIAFSLRDRDHANVPEQAVKDVVGFGQSLVTKPAHFVTGLIENIDTMLNTYEENKRLKERLETYAAMQAELVDVKANNVKLRGIIDKQEDLRAFEPIQSTVISRNPDQWEEKIIIDKGTTSGVDVNMAVMTAQGLIGKVILSTPFTSTVELISTENSDFRVAAMVVGEEEMFGLIEGYDRTAGQLIMKRLDSSFNVKKGMQVISSGLGGIFPKGILIGEVTEVSTDDYGLTKLAYIKPAATFSRLDHVMIAKRTMTVVDGTDGGNSADTKGDDES, encoded by the coding sequence ATGCCGCGTTTTTTTTCCAATAAACGATTAATCATTTTATTAATAGGAGTAATCGTCCTTGTGGCATTAATTGCATTTTCACTTCGCGACCGAGATCATGCAAATGTACCGGAACAAGCAGTGAAGGATGTCGTAGGTTTCGGGCAGTCGCTTGTTACGAAACCAGCCCACTTTGTAACGGGACTGATTGAAAATATTGATACGATGCTTAATACATACGAAGAAAACAAACGATTAAAAGAGCGTCTGGAAACGTATGCCGCCATGCAAGCGGAGTTAGTGGATGTCAAAGCAAATAATGTGAAATTGCGGGGAATCATTGATAAGCAAGAAGATCTGCGCGCATTTGAGCCGATTCAATCCACGGTGATCTCACGCAATCCCGATCAATGGGAAGAGAAGATCATCATCGACAAAGGAACGACATCTGGAGTGGACGTCAATATGGCGGTCATGACGGCGCAAGGTCTGATCGGGAAAGTCATTTTGTCGACTCCATTCACGTCCACAGTCGAATTGATTTCGACTGAAAACAGCGATTTCCGTGTGGCGGCTATGGTAGTTGGCGAAGAAGAAATGTTCGGTTTGATCGAAGGATACGATCGGACTGCGGGACAGTTGATCATGAAGCGGCTAGATTCGAGCTTCAATGTAAAAAAAGGGATGCAAGTGATATCTTCTGGTCTCGGAGGAATCTTCCCTAAAGGTATTTTAATAGGGGAAGTAACCGAAGTTTCCACGGATGATTATGGTCTGACGAAACTGGCCTATATAAAACCAGCAGCTACTTTCTCACGACTAGATCATGTGATGATTGCAAAGCGTACCATGACGGTTGTCGATGGGACTGACGGGGGCAACTCCGCAGATACTAAAGGAGACGATGAGTCATGA
- a CDS encoding rod shape-determining protein, whose protein sequence is MFGFRSRNVGIDLGTANTLVFIKDKGIVLREPSVVAKNTTTGEIVEVGSKAHAMIGRTPSSVVAIRPMREGVIADFETTTAMIRHYLKEALKSTGTSWTKPTVMVCVPYGITSVEQRAVIDAAQQAGAKAAYTIEEPFAAAIGADLPVWEPTGSMVVDIGGGTTEVAIISLGGIVTSTSIRVGGDSMDSAIITYIRKEYKLMIGERTAENIKIQIGSAFDLDKTEKMDIHGRDLLTGLPKTMEVNSQEITKALREPMDLIIEGMRKTLEQTPPELASDVMERGIVLTGGGSLLRNLDKAISEETKMPAFVAENTLDCVVIGTGKALDNLELIKRIQS, encoded by the coding sequence TTGTTTGGTTTCAGATCAAGAAACGTAGGAATTGACTTGGGGACAGCCAATACTCTAGTTTTCATTAAGGATAAAGGTATTGTGCTAAGGGAACCTTCCGTCGTAGCAAAAAATACGACGACTGGTGAAATCGTAGAGGTAGGCAGTAAAGCCCATGCAATGATCGGTCGGACACCGAGTTCAGTCGTGGCTATTCGCCCGATGCGAGAAGGGGTTATTGCAGATTTTGAAACAACAACTGCCATGATTCGTCATTATTTAAAAGAAGCGTTAAAATCAACAGGAACTTCCTGGACGAAGCCGACTGTCATGGTTTGTGTGCCATATGGGATTACATCCGTTGAGCAACGCGCGGTGATTGATGCTGCACAACAAGCGGGAGCGAAAGCAGCGTATACGATCGAAGAACCTTTTGCGGCTGCAATTGGCGCGGATTTGCCAGTGTGGGAACCAACCGGCAGTATGGTCGTCGATATAGGTGGAGGTACGACGGAAGTGGCCATCATTTCTCTAGGCGGCATCGTGACGAGTACTTCGATCCGTGTAGGTGGAGATTCCATGGATTCGGCTATCATAACGTATATCCGTAAAGAATATAAATTGATGATCGGTGAACGTACTGCTGAAAATATCAAAATACAAATTGGTTCGGCGTTTGATTTGGATAAGACGGAAAAGATGGACATCCACGGTCGCGACTTATTGACAGGGTTGCCAAAAACGATGGAAGTTAATTCGCAGGAAATCACGAAAGCATTGCGTGAACCGATGGATTTGATTATTGAAGGTATGAGAAAGACACTTGAGCAGACACCACCTGAATTGGCATCCGATGTGATGGAGCGTGGAATAGTCTTAACGGGTGGCGGATCATTACTTCGTAACCTCGATAAAGCAATTTCCGAAGAAACAAAAATGCCTGCATTCGTAGCAGAAAACACACTTGACTGTGTTGTAATTGGAACGGGCAAGGCGTTGGATAATTTAGAGCTCATTAAGAGAATTCAATCATAA
- the radC gene encoding RadC family protein, with protein MPLDLAPQMMIRDVHIADRPRERLIREGASSLSNQELMAILLRSGSRSESVLVLANRVLSTIDRLQDLKELTVDEMTKIKGIGEAKAVQLLAAAELGKRLYRTAPHERYKIRSPEDAANYLMTDMSSLNQEHFVVLFLNVKNEVLHKQTIFIGSLNSSIVHPREVFREAFKRSAASMIISHNHPSGDTTPSREDIEVTKRLMEAGQIMGVDVLDHIIIGDQKFISLKDKGYI; from the coding sequence ATGCCACTTGATCTAGCCCCGCAAATGATGATCCGCGATGTGCATATCGCTGACAGACCCCGTGAGCGTTTAATACGGGAAGGGGCGAGTAGTTTATCCAATCAAGAGCTGATGGCGATTCTGTTGCGCTCAGGCTCACGCTCGGAGTCTGTTCTCGTACTTGCCAACCGTGTCTTGTCGACGATTGACCGTTTGCAAGATTTGAAAGAGCTGACAGTGGATGAGATGACGAAGATTAAAGGAATTGGTGAAGCCAAGGCGGTGCAGTTATTAGCCGCAGCAGAACTCGGCAAGCGTTTGTATCGGACAGCCCCGCATGAACGTTATAAAATTCGTTCACCGGAAGATGCCGCGAATTATTTAATGACGGATATGTCGTCGTTGAACCAGGAACATTTCGTGGTATTATTTTTGAATGTAAAAAATGAAGTGCTACATAAGCAGACGATTTTCATTGGTAGTTTGAATTCTTCCATCGTACATCCGCGCGAAGTGTTCCGTGAAGCGTTTAAACGGTCGGCCGCATCGATGATTATTTCCCATAATCATCCGAGTGGCGACACGACACCTTCAAGAGAAGACATTGAAGTAACGAAACGACTGATGGAAGCAGGTCAAATTATGGGCGTGGATGTGCTCGATCATATCATTATCGGTGATCAGAAATTCATTAGTTTAAAAGACAAAGGCTACATCTAA
- a CDS encoding Maf family protein has protein sequence MKFISLKPIVLASSSPRRKELLQLAGIDFTVRPSEVDENLPFTPEEPYEYAVRLSEQKARAVFESEEEIVIAADTIVVREGRVFPKPEDDAQAIDFLMELSGELHEVITGVTILANEKKIQFAGLSQVKFRKLDEELVHAYVKSGDASDKAGAYGIQTQGMLFVENMVGDYQNIVGLPISELVNRMRQEGLLILEGDA, from the coding sequence ATGAAATTTATCAGTCTAAAACCTATCGTTCTCGCATCTTCTTCGCCGAGACGTAAAGAACTATTGCAGTTAGCAGGAATTGATTTCACCGTGAGACCGAGTGAAGTAGACGAGAATTTACCGTTTACGCCAGAAGAGCCATATGAGTATGCGGTCCGTCTGTCTGAGCAAAAGGCGCGCGCGGTATTTGAATCAGAAGAAGAGATTGTCATTGCCGCAGATACGATTGTTGTTAGAGAAGGCAGAGTATTCCCGAAGCCTGAAGATGACGCGCAAGCCATTGATTTCTTGATGGAGCTGTCTGGAGAGTTGCATGAAGTGATTACGGGCGTGACAATTCTTGCTAACGAGAAGAAGATACAATTTGCTGGTTTGTCTCAAGTGAAATTTAGGAAGCTGGATGAAGAGCTTGTTCATGCTTATGTGAAATCAGGCGATGCTTCAGATAAAGCAGGTGCATACGGCATCCAAACACAAGGGATGCTGTTTGTAGAAAATATGGTAGGCGATTATCAAAACATTGTAGGGTTGCCGATCAGTGAACTAGTCAATCGTATGCGTCAAGAAGGGTTGCTGATTTTAGAAGGTGATGCGTAA
- a CDS encoding prepilin peptidase, with product MEWLYSSFFFLYGITFGSFFNVVGMRVPLKESVVSPPSHCTTCDRNLTAVDLVPVLSYVFLRGKCRGCKEKISALYPIMELITGVLFVCAYLHFGFQWELVIALLFISMLVILTVSDLKYMLIPNKILLPFGIAIFILRFVSPLSPWWDSLLGAAVGFGLLLMIAIVSNGGMGGGDIKLFFVIGLVLGTMQTLITLFLASLIGAIVGLIFLKKTKQGRKTPVPFGPSIAVAALIAYFYGAQLVSWYTALLN from the coding sequence ATGGAATGGCTTTATAGTAGTTTTTTCTTCCTTTACGGTATTACGTTTGGCTCGTTCTTTAACGTCGTCGGCATGCGTGTGCCGTTGAAGGAATCCGTCGTGTCGCCACCTTCTCACTGTACGACGTGTGATCGTAATTTGACGGCAGTGGATCTGGTACCGGTTTTATCTTACGTGTTTTTGCGTGGGAAATGCCGAGGGTGTAAAGAGAAAATCAGTGCTCTCTATCCCATTATGGAGTTGATCACGGGTGTGCTGTTCGTCTGTGCGTACTTACACTTCGGATTTCAGTGGGAACTCGTCATAGCATTGCTATTTATTTCAATGTTGGTTATTTTAACGGTATCTGATTTAAAGTATATGTTGATTCCGAATAAAATTTTGTTGCCGTTTGGTATTGCGATTTTCATCTTGCGCTTTGTCAGTCCGCTGTCGCCTTGGTGGGATAGCTTGCTTGGAGCGGCAGTGGGGTTTGGTTTGTTGCTGATGATTGCGATCGTGTCGAATGGCGGTATGGGCGGTGGCGATATTAAATTATTTTTCGTTATTGGCCTAGTGCTCGGGACGATGCAGACGTTAATCACGCTGTTTCTCGCTTCGCTAATAGGTGCGATTGTCGGACTGATCTTCTTAAAAAAGACGAAGCAAGGACGTAAAACACCTGTACCATTCGGTCCTTCGATTGCGGTCGCTGCACTCATTGCTTATTTCTATGGCGCGCAGCTTGTCAGTTGGTATACAGCTTTGTTGAACTAA
- a CDS encoding PilN domain-containing protein has protein sequence MLVDINLLPEKIREKATFLWIAVAILSVAFLTWIVLYFIAQKYDDEAQKLQQSTYEIQKQQESITSQMRLSAFGQEKEQLAATVEFLKGHQYKTQPLLEDLAKALPDRGFFQELTFTAPNEVTLKVQFDDLMESALYLTRLKASSLVIDATFEGIETEKLDVGERENVLPRYFATYFIQFVDDRALPSTDAEVDPNAIEEPQEEAPAEEQAEPTPEESQPPIDANTEGGDPVE, from the coding sequence ATGTTAGTTGATATAAATCTACTGCCGGAAAAGATCCGTGAGAAAGCTACTTTTCTTTGGATAGCGGTTGCGATTCTTTCAGTCGCTTTCCTTACCTGGATTGTGCTTTATTTCATCGCTCAAAAATATGATGATGAGGCTCAAAAGTTGCAACAATCCACGTACGAAATACAGAAACAACAAGAAAGTATAACGTCCCAGATGCGTTTATCTGCATTCGGTCAGGAAAAAGAACAATTAGCAGCGACGGTAGAGTTCTTGAAAGGGCATCAATATAAAACACAACCCCTATTAGAGGATCTTGCGAAAGCCTTGCCTGATCGAGGGTTTTTCCAAGAACTAACTTTCACTGCACCTAACGAAGTGACATTGAAAGTACAGTTTGATGACTTGATGGAGTCTGCGCTCTATTTAACCCGATTGAAAGCTTCGTCGTTAGTAATTGATGCGACGTTTGAAGGGATTGAGACGGAAAAACTGGACGTCGGTGAGCGGGAGAATGTCTTGCCTAGATATTTCGCTACCTATTTCATTCAGTTTGTTGATGACCGTGCGCTCCCAAGTACAGATGCAGAAGTAGACCCAAATGCGATTGAAGAGCCACAAGAGGAAGCTCCGGCAGAAGAGCAAGCAGAACCTACACCTGAAGAATCGCAACCTCCTATAGATGCGAATACGGAAGGAGGCGATCCGGTTGAATAA
- the pilM gene encoding type IV pilus biogenesis protein PilM, with protein MSILSNLKRPLSKLSMPTLSRKKRVHSLTLDDDAIRYVRIKSLDPIVLDTAKEMLLPEHVIQDGRIAEEDKLRDVLTEVVKDWSLAKRDVAFLAPDTYVIIRRVAYPDTVEDEELKSHFFIEIGSTIYLPFDDPVFDVVPYTANKLQNEAILIASKESIMQTYEEVLKSVKLEPVVADIAPLSLYRLAHHVHHFEGSEHILLADLHGRSLTVSIFYSHYPLFIRSMELEVPLSMATGEELERQVEPLTIVMELEKLANFYRFNLAENDSTITHLVWNGTYTQQEQLLQMVRERLAIEALPLVKEPISCVDGTEVTADYHRVIGLALKEEV; from the coding sequence ATGTCTATATTATCCAATTTAAAACGCCCGCTTTCCAAACTTTCTATGCCTACACTCAGCCGAAAAAAGCGTGTCCACTCATTAACTCTTGACGACGACGCAATTCGGTACGTGCGAATAAAGTCCCTAGATCCAATCGTACTAGACACTGCAAAAGAGATGCTGCTACCGGAACACGTCATCCAAGACGGCCGAATAGCCGAAGAGGACAAGCTCCGCGATGTTCTGACGGAGGTTGTGAAAGATTGGAGTCTTGCAAAGCGTGACGTGGCGTTTCTTGCGCCCGATACATATGTCATCATCCGACGTGTTGCGTATCCCGACACGGTGGAGGATGAAGAGCTGAAAAGCCATTTCTTTATCGAGATTGGTTCGACGATTTATTTGCCGTTTGACGATCCGGTATTTGATGTCGTTCCTTATACAGCTAATAAATTGCAGAATGAAGCGATTTTAATTGCGTCTAAAGAAAGTATTATGCAGACCTATGAGGAAGTGCTGAAGTCAGTGAAATTGGAGCCTGTTGTGGCGGATATTGCACCGCTTTCCCTGTATCGTCTGGCACATCATGTGCACCACTTTGAGGGATCGGAACATATTCTCCTTGCTGATTTGCACGGTCGTAGTCTGACTGTGTCTATTTTCTATTCACATTATCCGTTGTTCATTCGCTCGATGGAACTGGAAGTACCGCTCAGCATGGCAACGGGCGAAGAGTTGGAGCGGCAGGTTGAGCCACTTACAATTGTCATGGAACTCGAGAAGTTAGCGAACTTCTATCGCTTTAATTTGGCGGAGAATGATTCCACTATTACTCATCTAGTGTGGAATGGTACATATACACAACAAGAACAATTATTGCAGATGGTACGAGAACGTTTAGCAATCGAAGCACTTCCCTTAGTGAAAGAGCCGATTAGTTGTGTGGACGGAACCGAGGTTACAGCGGATTACCACCGAGTGATTGGTCTAGCGCTGAAAGAAGAGGTGTAA
- a CDS encoding prepilin-type N-terminal cleavage/methylation domain-containing protein, protein MKKFMQKKLNQKGLTLVELLAVIVILGIIAAIAVPAIGNIITNSKVNALKADGQNVLAAAQMYFAENGAKTVTQADLISGGFLEDAGGFTGTGAVAATVTKVDSTGNTISGTAANKGVTVQFNSSTVKNITDAAVKGTTGTVVVTR, encoded by the coding sequence ATGAAAAAGTTTATGCAGAAGAAATTAAATCAAAAAGGTTTGACGCTTGTCGAGTTGCTTGCAGTTATCGTTATTTTGGGGATTATTGCTGCGATTGCAGTGCCGGCTATTGGGAATATTATTACGAATTCTAAAGTTAATGCTTTGAAGGCTGATGGACAGAATGTTTTGGCAGCTGCACAAATGTACTTCGCTGAAAATGGAGCGAAAACAGTTACACAAGCTGATTTAATTAGCGGTGGCTTCCTAGAAGATGCTGGTGGCTTTACTGGTACCGGTGCAGTAGCTGCAACTGTAACAAAAGTTGACAGTACTGGAAATACCATTTCTGGAACGGCTGCTAATAAAGGTGTAACAGTTCAGTTTAATTCTTCAACTGTAAAAAATATTACAGACGCTGCTGTGAAAGGCACAACTGGAACTGTTGTAGTAACCAGATAA